The Chryseolinea soli nucleotide sequence CATTGACGAGGCGTGTCATGCCTTCTTCCCAGGTGGTCACCATCGAGCGCAGGTCGCGGTCGAGTTCGGCTACTTCCTTGTTTTCGGCTACGGTGCGGATGATCACCCCGAAATTGGGTGGCTTAATGGATTGGATGAGGCGAAGCAAGCGCTTGCGCTCTTCGCTGCTCGTAATTTTTTTCGAGACGCTTACGGCATTGGAAAATGGTACCAATACCAGGTATCGCCCGGCCAGGGATAGCTCACAGGATAGTCGGGGCCCTTTTGTGGAGATCGGCTCTTTAACAATCTGGACCGGTATCAATTGATTCTTGGACAACTGCTGGGTAATTTTCCCATGCTTGTCGATGTCCTGTTCCGGCGAGAATTTGTCAAGTTTTCCACCATTGATCTTTTTGGCGCGCACCAGCTTCGTAAACTTTTGAAGCGAGCTGAATTGAGGGCCGAGATCGAGGTAATGAAGAAAGGCGTCTTTATCGTAACCAACATCGATGAAAGCTGCATTAAGCCCCTGAACCACCTTTTTAACAGTGCCCAGGTAGATGTCGCCTACCGTGAACTTGGTTCCTTCTTCTTCATTGTGGAATTCAACCAGTGTCTTGTCTTTGAGAAGGGCTATACGACATCCGTCCTGAGTGGCACTAATGATTAGTTCGTTACTCAAAACCTTAGAAATTAAAAATAAAAAGATGTGTATAGGCCGGCTCGTGATGAGCCGGCAATTCAATCGGTGACCCGATTATTTCTTCTTGTGCCTGTTCTTTCTAAGACGCTTCTTCCGCTTGTGCGTTGCCATTTTATGCTTCTTTCTTTTCTTACCGCTTGGCATAGTAATGTTTTAATTTTTATCCCCCACGATGGCGGACGGTTTAACAATTATTTTAAATCCTTCAGATAAGAATCCACGGTAGCTTGCACCGCCGGATCATTATCCATTTGTTTCACTTTGTCGAACTGCTCCTTCGCCTTTGCTTTGTCGCCGAGGTTCATCCAGGCGATGCCCAATAAGAGTTGGGCTTGCGTGTGCTTGGGGTCGAGCTTCACCAGGGTCTCCAACCGCTCAACGGCCTTGTCGTATTGGCCGGATTGAAACGAGAGCATACCCATGTTAAAGAGTGCCAGTTCATTTTTCGGATCTGTAGCCAACACTTCGCGCAACATCGTGATGCCCTGCATCGGACTCGGCGACGTGACGTAGGTCATGGCCATCTTCGTTTTTATGTCGAGGTTCTTGGGGTTTGCGTCCAGGGCCTTTCCATAAAACTCACGGGTCTTTTCGGCGAGCTGTTCTTGCTTGCCTTTTTCGACTGCGAAGGTGTAGGCCTGGTAATAGAGATCACCTGCCTTGATCCAACTTTCAGTAGTATTTAAGAACGTCGATGCTTCTTCAGCAAACCAAGCCGCACTGTCAAATTTTCCAGCCGTTTGGTACAATTTTGCCAAAGAGTCGGCAAAGATAGCATTTTTTTCTTTCGCCGCACTTTCCCGCAACTGAACCCGCAAAATTCGGATCCGGTCCAGCACCTCGCGTGGCGCTTGCGCATGCATGTCGGCCGCCGGCGCCTGGGCAGAGTCGGTGGTGTTTTCGGTCAGCTTTTTGTCATTGTCCACCACTACCTTGGGCAATAGGAAGATCAGCCATATGACAATGACGCTGACAACGATCAATAGAATCCTGGTTTTGAGCATGGGGTTGAAGGCGAGCGGTTAGTTTAGGATGGGCGCTGGATGTAGCGCCCTGTTTTCCATCACCGTGTCGTTGAAGCCTCTGGAATTAAGGTTCTACTTCTCTTCCAGTTGCTTTACCTTGTCGCTGTTCTTGATCTTGTTCACGAAGATCTTGGCCGGTTTGAAGCTGGGCACAAAATGCTCGTCAATGACCAAAGCGGTATTGCGTGAAATGTTGCGGGCTATCTTTTTCTTGCGCTTTTTGTTGATAAAGCTGCCAAAACCACGGATGTAGATGTTGTTGCCATTGGACATGGAGGTTTTCACAACGCTGAAGAAGGCTTCCACCGATGCGGTAACGTCGGCTTTGTCTACTCCGGTCTTTTCAGCGATTTCATTGATGATGTCTGCTTTGGTCACAGTGTTATATTTTTAAGTCGAAAAATTTTCGGGAGGGCAAATTTAAAGGCTGCCCCCAGAATTAAAAATGAATATTGAAAAAATCTGATAATCAGCAAGATGGACAAGCGATATTTCTCTGATAAAGTCGTTAAATGGTATGAAGAAAACAAGCGCGACCTCCCCTGGCGCGACACAAAGGATCCCTATAAAGTATGGCTTTCGGAGATAATCCTTCAACAAACGCGTGTAATCCAGGGTTTGCCCTACTACCTGAAATTTGTTGAAAGATTTCCGACCGTCCAGGCTCTGGCCGCCGCCGCGGAGCAGGAAGTGCTCCGGCTTTGGCAAGGATTGGGCTATTACACACGGGCACGCAACCTCCACGCCTGCGCCAAAGAGGTCGTGAGCCGCTATCAAGGCGTTTTTCCAAAAACTTTCGAAGAACTGAAAAAACTCCGCGGCGTGGGTGACTATACCGCGGCGGCCATCGCGTCCTTCTCCTTCCAGGAGCCTGTGGCCGTGGTCGACGGCAATGTGTTTCGCGTGCTATCCCGCGTTTTTGGTATAGATAAGGAGATCAACAGCCCGGAAGGAAGAAAAATGTTCACCCTACTGGCCAACGAACTGATCTCGCGGAAGCATCCCGACCGTTATAACCAGGCCGTTATGGAGTTCGGGGCGCTCTTTTGCACACCCAAAAATCCGGATTGCCCATCCTGCATCTTCAAAGCCACCTGTTTTGCGGTCCAACACGACATGCAAGCCGTGCTGCCGGTCAAAGCCAAGGCAAAGGCCGCCCGGAAGCGTTACTTCTATTATTTTGTTTTTCAACAAGGAAAGTCGTTGCTCATGAAAAAGCGGGAAGCAAAAGACATCTGGCATGGCCTGTACGATTTTTACCTGGTCGAAAAATCAAAACCCGTGAAAACGGAAAAGCTGATCCAGGAATTCAACACTTCGGGTCCTTGGGTTGTTGAGGAAGATGGCGAAGCTTCCGAACAGTACAAACACGTGCTCAGTCATCAAATCATTCTTTCGAAGTTCATTTTGGTAAGGATCGACGCGAAGTCGGTAAATGGTCTTACCAAAGACATGAAATTCTATTCGTTGAAAAAAATTGCCGACCTGCCCAAGCCTGTGTTGATTAGCCGTTTTCTAGCCGATCGCGACCTTTTAAAGTAGTGCGAAGATTGATATTTTTGGTTTCGGCCCCTCAAGAGCCGTTATTTGTAACCAAGAACCCTTAATATAAACACCTATGTCTGGAGTAAATAAAGTGATCTTAGTAGGACGCCTGGGCAAAGACCCGGAAGTTAGAAACCTTGAAAACGGAGCCACCGTGGCCAACTTCACCATTGCCACGTCGGAAAGCTATAAAGACAAAACCACGGGCGAAAAGAAAGAGATCACCGAATGGCACAACATCGTGCTGTGGCGTGGACTGGCCGAGATCGCTCAAAAATATCTTCACAAAGGCGACATGGTTTTTGTTGAAGGCAAACTCCGCACCCGCTCCTGGGAAAAGGAAGGTGTGACGCGTTACACGACCGAAGTCGTGGGCGATAACATGACCATGCTCTCCACAAAGGGTGGCAGCGGCTCAGGCGGCGGCTACTCTTCGGGCTACTCGGGAGCAGAAAGCAACTCTTCCGACAGCTTCCGCGCCAGCGCACCGGCCGACAACAGTACCGACGACCTGCCGTTCTGATGTTTCACCAACGCTAACGCTTGTGGACGAACCTCCCAGTTACACCCCGATCCTGCTCGATATTTTTTCAGGACTGCACGCCGTGAGCCTGTCCTTTCTGGTGCTGCTCCTTATTTTGTCGGCGGTGATCTCGGCGTGTGAGGCCGCGTTCTTCACCTTGACGCCCAGCGACCTGGAAGCCTTCCGTCAAAGCGCCGACAAGCGAGACCGCGACGTGGCCACGCTGCTGAGCAAACCCCGCGTGCTGCTGGTGACCATCCTCATTCTCGACGGGCTGGTGAATGTGTGCCTGATCACGTTCCTGGCGCTGCAGTGGTGGATCCTGAACGATGCGTATAACCCTACCGTTTGGCACGTGACCCTGACCCTTGTTCCGGCGGCAGCCTTTCTGGCGTTCTTCGGCGAAATTTTCCCAAAAATGTTGGCCGCTCCCCGCAACAAAGCGATCGCACGCCGTGCCGCGCCTACGTGGAAATTTTTTGCCGCCCTTTGCAAGCCCGTTTCGAGACCTATGCGAAGAATGACGGTTTTTGTAGAACGTCTTTTTGAACCCCGCACCCAAACGCCCGCACAGGAACTGAACGAAGCCATAGAATTGGCCTCTGCCGATGACGCGACCTCGGAAGGTGAAAAAGAGATCTTACGGGGCATTGTCAACTTCGGTACGCTCACGGCAAAAGAGATCATGTGTGCACGCCGCGAGATCTCGGCCATCGACATCGCCAGCAACTTTCATGTGCTGATGGAGCATGTAGAAAAGTCTGGATTTTCGCGTATTCCCGTCTACCGCAATGCGCTCGACACCGTCGAGGGTATCCTGTATATAAAGGACCTGCTTCCTTTCCTGGAATTGGATGCGGATTTCAACTGGCAGTCCCTTCTCCGCCCGGTCTTTTCCGTTCCCGAAACCAAAAAGATCGACGCACTGCTAAAAGATTTCCAGGAGAAACGCGTGCACATTGCCATGGTCGTGGACGAGAACAAAGTGACTTCCGGATTGATCACGATGGAGGACATCATTGAAGAGATCATTGGCGACATCAACGACGAGTTCGACGAAGTGGCCATTCCTTTCCAACGTATTGGCAGGAGGTCATTTATTTTTGAAGGCAAAGTTTTGCTAACCGATTTTTGCAAGACGCTGGCGATTGCCCCGGGCATTTTCAGCGCGGTGGCCGGAGAAACGGGGACGCTGAGCGGACTGATCCTTTCTTTGCAAGGGGAGTTGCCGCCGGTAGGGGCACAAATTACCTTTGAACATCTTACCTTTGTTGTCGAATCCATCGACCATAACCGGATAAAACGCGTACGTGTACAAGTTCATGAGCAGGCCTAAAAAGTTTCGTATCACCCCTTTCACGGCCTGGCTTGTTGCGGGCTTTTTCCTTGGTCTTTTGGGATGCCAACAGGAATATCAACCAAAGCCGTTGGGTTATAACCGGCTCATTTTACCCGAACACGAGTACCGGAGCCTGCCGGATTCGTTGCCCTACATGTTCGAGTATTCAAAGCATGCCACCTTGTTGTCCGACACGTCGCGCATTCGCGAACGGTTTTGGGTGGAGATCTATTATCCTACCATCAAGGCCAACGTGCACATCACGTATAAGCCCATTCAAAATCAAAAAATGCTGAAGGAATATCTCGACGATTCCTATACACTCACCGCCAAGCACCAGATCAAAGCCTACGCCATCAACGAAGCGATCACGAAAACACCCAGTGGAAAAACGGCGGTCATTGCCGAGTTGGAGGGGGAGGTGCCCAGCCAATTTCAATTCACCGTGACCGACTCCACGAAGAATTTTATGCGCGGGGCGTTGTATTTCAACACAAAAGTGGCCAACGATTCGCTGGCGCCCGCCATCGAGTTTATGAAAAAAGACATCATGCACCTGATCAACACCTTGGCGTGGAAACAGGGCAAATAGCACCCTGGTTTGGGCTGGTTCATGATCGCCGTGTGTCCCCGTTCTAATTACATCGCAACGCTTGGAGGCTGCCAACCCAAATCATAATTTGCGGCCATAACTCATTTTCCTAACTCTATCATTTTATGGTGAAAGAATATATTGCGTCAAACAAAGACCGTTTCCTGTCAGAGCTTTTCGACTGGCTTCGCATTCCTTCTGTGAGTGCCGACAGCCGTCACAAAGGCGACGTGCGCAAGGCAGCGGAATTCCTGCGCGAAAAATTTTCGCAGGCCGGTGTCGACAAAGTAGAGATCTGTGAAACAAAAGGTCACCCCATTGTCTTTGCCGAAAAGATTGTCAACCCCGCACTGCCCACCGTGTTGGTGTACGGCCACTACGACGTGCAGCCACCCGATCCGTTGAATCTGTGGACCTCGCCTCCCTTCGAACCCGTGATCAAAGACGACAAGATCTACGCCCGCGGCGCATGCGACGACAAGGGCCAGGTCTACATGCACGTGAAAGCATTCGAGACCATGATGAAACTGAACCTGCTGCCCTGCAACGTCAAGTTCATGGTGGAAGGTGAAGAAGAAGTGGGATCCGACAATCTCGGAACGTTCGTAAAAGAAAATAAGGCCAAGCTCAAAGCCGACATCATTCTCATTTCCGACACGGCCCTCATCTCGCTGGAACATCCCTCCATCACCACGGGCTTGCGCGGACTAAGCTACATGGAAGTGGAAGTGACAGGCCCAAATCGCGACTTGCACTCGGGTGTATACGGCGGCGCCGTTGCCAACCCCGTGAATGTGCTGTGCAGCATGATCGACGCCTTGCACGACGAAAACGGCCGGATCACCATTCCCGGCTTTTATGACAAAGTTGCCGAGCTGACGGCCGCCCAACGCAAAGCACTCAACGATGCACCATTCGACCTGGAGGAATATAAACACGAGCTTGGCATTACCGAAATAAAAGGAGAGAAGGGCTATACCACACTGGAACGCACCGGCGTGCGACCCACGCTCGACGTGAACGGCATTTGGGGTGGCTACACCGGCGAAGGGGCCAAGACCGTATTGCCTTCGAAAGCCCACGCAAAAATTTCCATGCGCCTCGTGCCCAACCAGGTTAGCACAGAGATCACGGAGCTCTTCACAAAACATTTCCAATCGCTCGCGCCAAAATACGTTACGGTGAAAGTCATGGCCCATCACGGGGGCGAGCCTGCGGTGACGTCGACAGATTCGCCGGCCTATCAAGCCGCGAGCCGTGCCTTCGAAGATGTCTTTGGAAAAACGCCGATCCCAACACGCGACGGGGGAAGCATTCCCATCGTGGCGTTGTTCAAAAAAGAATTGGGATTAGACACGGTGTTGTTGGGCTTTGGGTTTGACACCGACGCCATTCACTCGCCCAACGAACATTATGGCGTGAAGAATTTTGTGATGGGTATCGAGACGATCGTGTCGTTCTACAAGCATTTCGTGAAGAAGTGATCAATACTGTTTGATCATGCTGAGGGGGAGAGAGAAATAGAACCGGGAGCCTTTCCCGTGTTCACTCTCCACCCAGATTTTACCGTGCATTTTTTCCACTACTTCCTTGCAGACCTGCAGGCCAAGTCCTGAACCTTTTTCGCCGTTTGTGCCGGCGGTGCTTTTTCGCTTCTCCCAATCAAACAGTCCTTCGAGTGTTGTCGTGGTCATGCCTGCGCCGGTGTCCTCCAGGCAAATCACGGCTTCCATTGTTTCGCTTTTCGCGGAGAGGGTGATCTTGCCGTTTTGGGTAAACTTGTTTGCGTTGTGCACCAGGTTTCGGATCACAAAGCGCACCATGTTGGGATCGGCCCACACCTGGATCTCGTCGTGGATGGTGTTGACAAAACGGTTTCCTTTTTCGGCAAAGTAGTCGTAGCTCACCATCTCATCGGTAAACAAAACTTTCAAATCGATCAGCTGCCACTGCGGGCCGCCGCCGTTGAATTGGGTGGAGGCCCATTGCATGAGGTTGTTGAAAAGAACATTGGCGGATCCCAGCGACTTGCCAATCGTGTTGATCATGGAAGTAAATTCAGCGGGGGTCAGGGCCTCTGCTTTTGCCAGGCCGACAACACTCTCGAGGCTTTGCATAGGGCTTCGCAGATCATGGCCAATGATGGAAAGCATCTTGCTGTTTGCCGCGTTGAGGCGTTTCAATTCTTTTACCGTAGCGCGCAGTTCGAGTTGTTTCATCACTTGTTTGGCCAGGATCTTCAAACCAAAGATCTGTTTCTGGGTAAGTTCTTTTGGTTTCCGGTCGATGACACAAAGTGTTCCCAGTTTAAAGCCTTCGGCGGTGATGAGTGGCATGCCGGCATAGAAGCGAATGTCGGGGCTTCCGGTCACCAGGGGGTTATCGCGGAAACGCGCATCGGCGGTGGCATCGTGAACGGCCATGATATCGTCCTGGTGGATGGCATAGGCGCAAAAGGCTATGTCGCGAGGTGTTTCGTGTTTGTCGATGCCGTGGCGGGCTTTGAACCATTGCCGATCGGAGTCGATGAGGCTTACCAGCGAAATCGGCGTTTCGCAAAGTTGGGAGGCGAGCTCGACGATGTCGTCGAAATCTTTTTCTGCGGCGGTGTCTAAGATGTCGTAGTAGTGCAAAGCCTGCAGGCGCAAGCTTTCATTTTCGGGTTTGTGTGGAACAGTCATGAAAGAGGGTAATCGGGTCCGATACAAAGTTAAACCCTGGATTTTCCGGCAGACAGCAAAAATCAGATCAACGGCAGAAATGTAATTTTTCAGAACAAACTCAAGTTTCCTCCTTTGCGGAATTTGGTGAGATCGAGCGCGGGCATAGACCGGTCTTTGAAATATTTTCTTTTTGCTGTGCGATGCAATTGGTGGATGGCTTCGGCAAAATTGCCTTCACCGCTCATGCGTCGTCCAAACTGTGAATCGTTCACATTTCCACCGTGCATGGAACAGATCTGGTGCCACACTTTCTCAAAACGGTCTGGAAAATTTTTACGCAGCCAATCCTCAAAGATATTGCCGATTGCGCCATTGAGCCGCACGATCGTCATCCCTGCCGACAATGCGCCATGATCGGCCGCTGCCTTCAAAACTTGTGGAATTTCATGATGGTTAAGACCCGGAATGATGGGTGCATTCATAACGCTTACGGGTACATTCGCTTTGGCAAGTTCCTCGATGGTCTTCAATCGCTTTATGGCACTGGCCGTTCGGGGCTCCATGATGCGACGCAGCGATTCATCGAGTGTTGTGATGGAAATGTAAACATGGACGAGGTGGTCCTTTGCCAAATCGGTCAACAAGTCCAAGTCTCGCAACACGAGACTGTTTTTGGTAATCATTCCCAAAGGATGGCGATACTGCGCAAAGATCTTCAACAAACTCCGTGTGATCTCCAGTTTCTTTTCGATGGGTTGATAGCAGTCGGTATTGCCACTCACGCTGATCGGCACCGGGTCCCAGTTCGGATTGAGAATAAATTTCTCAAGCAGCGACGCCGCGTTCTTTTTCACAACGATCTTCGATTCGAAATCCAGACCTGCGCTGAATCCCCAATACTCATGCGTGTTCCTGGCATAGCAATAAATGCACCCATGCTCGCAGCCCTGGTAGGGGTTGAGCGAATAGGCCAGCCC carries:
- the gldD gene encoding gliding motility lipoprotein GldD, yielding MSRPKKFRITPFTAWLVAGFFLGLLGCQQEYQPKPLGYNRLILPEHEYRSLPDSLPYMFEYSKHATLLSDTSRIRERFWVEIYYPTIKANVHITYKPIQNQKMLKEYLDDSYTLTAKHQIKAYAINEAITKTPSGKTAVIAELEGEVPSQFQFTVTDSTKNFMRGALYFNTKVANDSLAPAIEFMKKDIMHLINTLAWKQGK
- a CDS encoding single-stranded DNA-binding protein; this encodes MSGVNKVILVGRLGKDPEVRNLENGATVANFTIATSESYKDKTTGEKKEITEWHNIVLWRGLAEIAQKYLHKGDMVFVEGKLRTRSWEKEGVTRYTTEVVGDNMTMLSTKGGSGSGGGYSSGYSGAESNSSDSFRASAPADNSTDDLPF
- the mutY gene encoding A/G-specific adenine glycosylase — its product is MDKRYFSDKVVKWYEENKRDLPWRDTKDPYKVWLSEIILQQTRVIQGLPYYLKFVERFPTVQALAAAAEQEVLRLWQGLGYYTRARNLHACAKEVVSRYQGVFPKTFEELKKLRGVGDYTAAAIASFSFQEPVAVVDGNVFRVLSRVFGIDKEINSPEGRKMFTLLANELISRKHPDRYNQAVMEFGALFCTPKNPDCPSCIFKATCFAVQHDMQAVLPVKAKAKAARKRYFYYFVFQQGKSLLMKKREAKDIWHGLYDFYLVEKSKPVKTEKLIQEFNTSGPWVVEEDGEASEQYKHVLSHQIILSKFILVRIDAKSVNGLTKDMKFYSLKKIADLPKPVLISRFLADRDLLK
- a CDS encoding dipeptidase, with product MVKEYIASNKDRFLSELFDWLRIPSVSADSRHKGDVRKAAEFLREKFSQAGVDKVEICETKGHPIVFAEKIVNPALPTVLVYGHYDVQPPDPLNLWTSPPFEPVIKDDKIYARGACDDKGQVYMHVKAFETMMKLNLLPCNVKFMVEGEEEVGSDNLGTFVKENKAKLKADIILISDTALISLEHPSITTGLRGLSYMEVEVTGPNRDLHSGVYGGAVANPVNVLCSMIDALHDENGRITIPGFYDKVAELTAAQRKALNDAPFDLEEYKHELGITEIKGEKGYTTLERTGVRPTLDVNGIWGGYTGEGAKTVLPSKAHAKISMRLVPNQVSTEITELFTKHFQSLAPKYVTVKVMAHHGGEPAVTSTDSPAYQAASRAFEDVFGKTPIPTRDGGSIPIVALFKKELGLDTVLLGFGFDTDAIHSPNEHYGVKNFVMGIETIVSFYKHFVKK
- the gldE gene encoding gliding motility-associated protein GldE, with product MDEPPSYTPILLDIFSGLHAVSLSFLVLLLILSAVISACEAAFFTLTPSDLEAFRQSADKRDRDVATLLSKPRVLLVTILILDGLVNVCLITFLALQWWILNDAYNPTVWHVTLTLVPAAAFLAFFGEIFPKMLAAPRNKAIARRAAPTWKFFAALCKPVSRPMRRMTVFVERLFEPRTQTPAQELNEAIELASADDATSEGEKEILRGIVNFGTLTAKEIMCARREISAIDIASNFHVLMEHVEKSGFSRIPVYRNALDTVEGILYIKDLLPFLELDADFNWQSLLRPVFSVPETKKIDALLKDFQEKRVHIAMVVDENKVTSGLITMEDIIEEIIGDINDEFDEVAIPFQRIGRRSFIFEGKVLLTDFCKTLAIAPGIFSAVAGETGTLSGLILSLQGELPPVGAQITFEHLTFVVESIDHNRIKRVRVQVHEQA
- a CDS encoding HU family DNA-binding protein; protein product: MTKADIINEIAEKTGVDKADVTASVEAFFSVVKTSMSNGNNIYIRGFGSFINKKRKKKIARNISRNTALVIDEHFVPSFKPAKIFVNKIKNSDKVKQLEEK
- a CDS encoding PA0069 family radical SAM protein, yielding MEEEDYFKGRGAQIKTENKFLKAQYVEEHIEGLDEPLLSAPQTQVFFETAKTIVNKVNSPDLGLAYSLNPYQGCEHGCIYCYARNTHEYWGFSAGLDFESKIVVKKNAASLLEKFILNPNWDPVPISVSGNTDCYQPIEKKLEITRSLLKIFAQYRHPLGMITKNSLVLRDLDLLTDLAKDHLVHVYISITTLDESLRRIMEPRTASAIKRLKTIEELAKANVPVSVMNAPIIPGLNHHEIPQVLKAAADHGALSAGMTIVRLNGAIGNIFEDWLRKNFPDRFEKVWHQICSMHGGNVNDSQFGRRMSGEGNFAEAIHQLHRTAKRKYFKDRSMPALDLTKFRKGGNLSLF
- a CDS encoding GAF domain-containing sensor histidine kinase, encoding MTVPHKPENESLRLQALHYYDILDTAAEKDFDDIVELASQLCETPISLVSLIDSDRQWFKARHGIDKHETPRDIAFCAYAIHQDDIMAVHDATADARFRDNPLVTGSPDIRFYAGMPLITAEGFKLGTLCVIDRKPKELTQKQIFGLKILAKQVMKQLELRATVKELKRLNAANSKMLSIIGHDLRSPMQSLESVVGLAKAEALTPAEFTSMINTIGKSLGSANVLFNNLMQWASTQFNGGGPQWQLIDLKVLFTDEMVSYDYFAEKGNRFVNTIHDEIQVWADPNMVRFVIRNLVHNANKFTQNGKITLSAKSETMEAVICLEDTGAGMTTTTLEGLFDWEKRKSTAGTNGEKGSGLGLQVCKEVVEKMHGKIWVESEHGKGSRFYFSLPLSMIKQY
- a CDS encoding tetratricopeptide repeat protein gives rise to the protein MLKTRILLIVVSVIVIWLIFLLPKVVVDNDKKLTENTTDSAQAPAADMHAQAPREVLDRIRILRVQLRESAAKEKNAIFADSLAKLYQTAGKFDSAAWFAEEASTFLNTTESWIKAGDLYYQAYTFAVEKGKQEQLAEKTREFYGKALDANPKNLDIKTKMAMTYVTSPSPMQGITMLREVLATDPKNELALFNMGMLSFQSGQYDKAVERLETLVKLDPKHTQAQLLLGIAWMNLGDKAKAKEQFDKVKQMDNDPAVQATVDSYLKDLK